TAAGGCTCCACCCCCAGGTGTACGAGCCCGCAGAGGACACGTTCCTGCTTGCAGAGAACCTTGCCGTCAAAGAGGGGGATATCGCACTCGACGTTGGAACTGGAACCGGGATAATAGCCCTTCTCATGGCAAGAAAAGCCCGTTGGGTTCTGGGTGTTGACATTAATCCCATAGTCGTTGAGATTGCAAAGGAAAACGCGAGATTGAACAACATAACCAACGTTGAATTTCGACTCAGCGACCTTTTTGAGAACGTTTCCGGTGAGTTTGACGTTATAACGTTCAACGCCCCCTATCTTCCAGGTGAACCTGAGGAGCCCATAGACCTTGCCCTCGTGGGTGGAGAAAGCGGTAGGGAGGTTCTCGACAGGTTCATAGATGATGTCCCCAACTACCTAAAGCCAGGTGGAGTCGTCCAGATAGTTCAGAGTTCCATAACTGGGGTAGGGGAGACCCTTAAAAGGCTGGAAGAGAGAGGACTAACGGCTAGGGTCGTTGCCAAAAGACACATCTTCTTTGAGGACATTGTGCTGATAAACGCTTATGCCAGAGAGTAGCGCTTGATCTCGTGAAGGAGTTTCACTCTTGGCTTTTCCGCGTCGGTTTCCTCGTCCTCGAAGAAGTCAATTTTAATCTCCCTTGCTTTCAGCTCACCTAGTGGTTTTATTCTCTTGAACATGAGGGGAGAACGTATGAACAGCTTTTAAACCTTTCGCACATTGACGAATTGCTTTTCGACGATAAAACCGATGGTCACATCCGACCCATCACATTTTTAAAAACCTGGCCCGAGTTGAGCACAGAGAGAGGTGTTAGGTGAGACTAATGGCGATAACGTTCGTATCAACCCCCAACATGCCTGAGGAGATAGCCGAGCTGTTCAAAAAGCAGCACTACGCGATAGTGGGTCACCACAGCGGCGTCAAGCTCTGCCACTGGCTCAAGGAGAGCCTCACGAAGGGCCGCTTCTGCTACAAGCAGAAGTTCTACGGGATAGCGAGCCACCGCTGCCTCCAGATGACCCCGGTCCTAGCTTGGTGCACCCACAACTGCATCTTCTGCTGGCGCCCGATGGAGAGCTTCCTCGGCACAGAACTTCCCCAGCCGTGGGACGACCCAGCGTTCATCGTGGAGGAGAGCATAAAGGCCCAGAGGAAGCTCCTCGTTGGCTACAAAGGCAACCCGAAGGTTCCAAAGGAGAAGTTTGAGGAGGCCTGGAATCCGAAGCACGCCGCCATAAGTCTCTCCGGCGAGCCGATGCTCTACCCCTACATGGGAGACCTGGTTGAGGAGTTCCACAAGAGGGGCTTCACAACATTCATAGTTACCAACGGAACCCTTCCGGAGAGGCTCGAGGAGATGAAGAGGGAGGACAAGCTTCCGACCCAGCTCTACGTCTCTCTGACCGCTCCCGACCTCGAGACCTACAACCGCGTGAACGTTCCCATGATTCCCGACGG
This Thermococcus stetteri DNA region includes the following protein-coding sequences:
- a CDS encoding HemK2/MTQ2 family protein methyltransferase is translated as MFLEYKGLRIRLHPQVYEPAEDTFLLAENLAVKEGDIALDVGTGTGIIALLMARKARWVLGVDINPIVVEIAKENARLNNITNVEFRLSDLFENVSGEFDVITFNAPYLPGEPEEPIDLALVGGESGREVLDRFIDDVPNYLKPGGVVQIVQSSITGVGETLKRLEERGLTARVVAKRHIFFEDIVLINAYARE
- the twy1 gene encoding 4-demethylwyosine synthase TYW1: MAITFVSTPNMPEEIAELFKKQHYAIVGHHSGVKLCHWLKESLTKGRFCYKQKFYGIASHRCLQMTPVLAWCTHNCIFCWRPMESFLGTELPQPWDDPAFIVEESIKAQRKLLVGYKGNPKVPKEKFEEAWNPKHAAISLSGEPMLYPYMGDLVEEFHKRGFTTFIVTNGTLPERLEEMKREDKLPTQLYVSLTAPDLETYNRVNVPMIPDGWDRIKEFLRLMSDAQTRTVIRLTLVKGENMHNPEGYAKLIKLANPMFVEAKAYMFVGFSRQRLTINNMPRHEEIKAFAEELVKHLPGYHIEDEYEPSRVVLIMRDDVDPRGRGLNGRFIE